The Flammeovirga agarivorans DNA window TTCTGATGGCTCTCTTTATATTTTCTCTAAAAAATAAATTATTTCTTAGGATAAGGTCTTGCTGTTTCACCAGTATAGATCTGACGAGGACGAGAAATTGGTTGAGATAACTCTCTAGATTCTTTCCATTGTGCAATCCAACCTGGAAGACGACCAAGAGCAAACAATACTGTAAACATTTCAGTAGGGAAGCCCATTGCCTTGTAAATAATACCTGAGTAGAAGTCTACGTTAGGGTATAATTTTCTAGCTTGGAAGTACTCGTCGTTTAATGCTTTTTCTTCTAAACCTTTAGCGATCTCTAATAGTGGATCGTTAATGCCTAATTTCTCAAGTACTGCATCTGCATGCTTCTTGATGATTTTAGCACGAGGGTCGAAGTTTTTGTATACTCTGTGACCAAAGCCCATTAAACGGAATGGATCGTTAGGATCTTTTGCTTTCGCGATGAACTTATCTACGTCACCACCGTTAGCATGGATATCTTCTAACATTTCGATAACCGCTTGGTTGGCACCGCCATGTAAAGGTCCCCAAAGTGCATTGATACCTGCAGCAACTGCAACATATAATGAAGCTTGAGAAGACCCTACGACTCTTACTGTAGCTGCCGAACAGTTTTGCTCGTGGTCAGCGTGTAAGATTAATAATTTATCTAGAGCATCTACTAAGATTGGATCTAATTCATAGTCCTCAACTGGTAAACCGAACATCATTTTCATGAAGTTCTCTAAATAACTTAATTTATTCTCTG harbors:
- a CDS encoding citrate synthase; translation: MSEKTAQLTYGGKSYDLPVLKGSEDELGIDISKLRAQSGLITLDVGFKNTGSTTSDVTFLDGEKGILRYRGYSIEDLCEHSTFSEVAYLLINGELPTAQEFEKFKTDISRHTLVHENVRKIFDGFPADAHPMGVLSSLVTSLTAFHPESLDPNRDPKMVDLTIHRLIAKLPTLASWVYKKSIGHPLMYPENKLSYLENFMKMMFGLPVEDYELDPILVDALDKLLILHADHEQNCSAATVRVVGSSQASLYVAVAAGINALWGPLHGGANQAVIEMLEDIHANGGDVDKFIAKAKDPNDPFRLMGFGHRVYKNFDPRAKIIKKHADAVLEKLGINDPLLEIAKGLEEKALNDEYFQARKLYPNVDFYSGIIYKAMGFPTEMFTVLFALGRLPGWIAQWKESRELSQPISRPRQIYTGETARPYPKK